One window of the Sulfuricurvum sp. genome contains the following:
- the aroC gene encoding chorismate synthase has product MNRFGERFCISTFGESHGKAIGCMLDGVPAGLAIDEAYIQSELDRRKPGQNEFATARKEDDKVEILSGVFEGLSTGTSIMMVIYNTDQKSGDYSNVKDIFRPGHADFTYFHKYGLRDYRGGGRSSARETAARVAGGAVAKLMLKILGIDFASGISAIHGIESQNLNFEYPKNSPIYALDPSVEEAQKAAILEAKNAHDSVGGVATVKISGLPIGLGEGLYYKLDAVLASAMMGINAVKAVEIGEGIHSAELLASENNDSITPNGFKTNHSGGILGGMSNGDDVLLRVHFKPTPSIFIEQESTNTDNESVSVSLKGRHDPCVAVRGSVVAESMAALVCADMVLLNMGRTMSGLQGYYK; this is encoded by the coding sequence ATGAACCGCTTCGGAGAACGTTTTTGCATTAGCACTTTTGGTGAATCCCACGGCAAAGCTATCGGATGTATGCTCGATGGTGTCCCTGCGGGGCTAGCAATCGATGAGGCATATATTCAAAGCGAATTAGACCGCCGTAAACCGGGACAAAACGAGTTTGCAACTGCGCGCAAAGAAGACGATAAAGTCGAAATCCTTAGCGGTGTATTCGAAGGTCTCAGCACCGGAACTTCCATCATGATGGTGATTTATAATACCGACCAAAAAAGCGGTGATTACTCCAACGTCAAAGATATTTTCCGCCCAGGCCACGCTGATTTTACCTATTTTCATAAATACGGATTACGCGATTATCGCGGAGGTGGTCGCTCAAGTGCCCGCGAAACAGCCGCGCGGGTTGCGGGGGGTGCGGTAGCCAAACTGATGCTCAAAATATTGGGAATCGACTTTGCCAGCGGTATCAGTGCCATACACGGTATCGAATCACAAAATTTAAACTTTGAGTATCCGAAAAACAGCCCTATCTATGCCCTCGACCCTTCCGTCGAAGAGGCTCAAAAAGCGGCTATTTTGGAGGCAAAAAACGCTCATGATTCGGTCGGCGGTGTTGCGACGGTAAAAATCAGCGGACTCCCTATCGGACTCGGTGAGGGGCTTTATTACAAACTCGATGCGGTGTTAGCCTCAGCGATGATGGGTATTAATGCGGTAAAAGCGGTCGAAATCGGCGAGGGGATTCACAGTGCGGAGCTTCTCGCGAGCGAAAACAACGACTCCATCACACCCAACGGCTTTAAAACCAACCACTCTGGGGGGATTTTAGGGGGTATGAGCAACGGGGATGATGTGCTATTACGCGTTCATTTCAAACCAACCCCTTCAATCTTTATCGAGCAAGAGAGTACGAACACCGATAACGAAAGTGTTAGCGTCTCCCTCAAAGGGCGACATGATCCGTGCGTCGCCGTACGCGGGTCAGTTGTTGCCGAATCGATGGCGGCGCTCGTATGTGCTGATATGGTATTACTCAATATGGGACGCACGATGAGTGGGTTACAGGGATATTACAAGTAA
- a CDS encoding response regulator produces MKQFTLSELKLITSELRVLYVEDEAMIRDGLLASLKQLFKEVDAAENGSEGLKLYNTNHYDLIITDISMPTMDGITMIDQIKEVNSEAPIIVTSAQNDADRLLTLINLGVDRFLTKPINKINLINALYSVCSAIDNRRKIKAYQEDLEHKIRILQTQIKKEHIKSQQVKNVNPIPCSEANQDYFSQLLPDEIDELRDLNEELDSDILMMFQNDHIDYPSISHIAKQYGRYGAILYAHTLFVEIGLQLQEMARAFEIHKDVFIEKISSLRELLESFNFTLITFRQNVWEKPSSDPCFYNASLLSDIQLIHNILTQTEVDGEIEFF; encoded by the coding sequence ATGAAACAATTTACCCTTTCGGAACTCAAACTCATTACCTCAGAGCTACGTGTTTTATACGTTGAAGATGAGGCAATGATTCGTGATGGATTACTTGCAAGCTTAAAACAGCTTTTTAAAGAGGTAGATGCTGCCGAAAATGGCTCAGAAGGGTTAAAACTTTATAACACCAATCACTATGACCTCATCATCACCGATATATCGATGCCTACTATGGATGGGATCACCATGATTGATCAGATTAAAGAAGTAAATTCTGAAGCTCCCATTATCGTCACTTCCGCTCAAAATGATGCTGATAGACTACTCACGTTAATCAATCTTGGGGTTGATCGCTTCCTTACCAAACCGATCAATAAAATCAATCTTATCAATGCCTTGTACAGCGTATGCTCTGCCATCGACAACCGACGAAAAATCAAAGCGTATCAAGAAGATCTAGAGCATAAGATTCGTATTCTTCAAACCCAAATCAAAAAAGAGCATATCAAAAGTCAACAAGTCAAAAATGTTAACCCTATACCCTGTTCTGAGGCTAACCAAGACTACTTCAGCCAACTTCTCCCCGATGAGATAGATGAGCTACGCGATCTCAATGAAGAGCTTGATAGCGATATTTTAATGATGTTTCAAAATGATCACATCGATTACCCTTCTATTTCCCATATAGCAAAACAGTACGGACGTTACGGCGCTATTCTCTATGCGCATACCCTTTTTGTAGAGATAGGTCTTCAACTACAGGAGATGGCACGTGCATTTGAAATACATAAAGATGTATTTATCGAAAAAATCTCCTCGTTGCGTGAACTATTAGAGAGTTTTAATTTTACCCTCATAACATTTAGACAAAATGTATGGGAAAAACCATCTTCTGACCCATGCTTTTATAACGCGTCCCTTTTAAGCGATATCCAGCTTATCCATAACATCCTCACCCAAACCGAAGTCGACGGTGAGATAGAATTTTTCTAA
- a CDS encoding HDOD domain-containing protein: MDDFLLYSIESFPPLRETILKLNDLYNAEEINNKAVERLVESDPLLYTDILRYANSPQYGFKKPLSNISQVISLFGLNSLKGMAMVAALKAHPFNDLTPFGITIEIWFKVMERQQAFLNLWLGKTERHLLKSLGALPFILEIGRLIASYALMFASNPYRFTKNSPQELLLEEKNIIGSSGDELACKLFELWFFDTTLINCLQYSLAPAYAHDPKLCAVLKCARLLFTLKGIEPFETIEPILEEYSLNITSAKLAYETITGEIT; encoded by the coding sequence GTGGACGATTTTTTACTCTATTCAATCGAATCGTTCCCTCCTCTAAGAGAGACTATTCTCAAACTTAACGACCTCTACAACGCCGAGGAGATTAACAACAAAGCAGTTGAACGCCTTGTAGAATCCGATCCACTTCTTTATACCGATATTTTACGCTACGCTAACTCCCCCCAGTACGGATTTAAAAAACCGCTCTCCAATATCTCACAAGTAATTTCCCTTTTTGGACTTAACTCTCTAAAAGGTATGGCGATGGTTGCCGCACTTAAAGCTCATCCGTTTAACGATCTCACACCCTTTGGGATTACTATTGAGATATGGTTTAAAGTGATGGAGAGACAACAAGCATTTTTGAATCTTTGGCTAGGAAAAACAGAGCGTCATCTTCTTAAATCCCTTGGGGCTCTCCCTTTTATCCTTGAAATAGGTCGTCTTATCGCCTCTTATGCACTGATGTTTGCCTCCAATCCTTATAGATTTACCAAAAATTCTCCCCAAGAGCTCCTTTTGGAAGAGAAAAATATTATCGGAAGTTCCGGCGATGAACTGGCCTGCAAACTGTTCGAGCTATGGTTTTTTGATACCACTTTGATTAATTGCCTCCAGTATTCACTTGCACCTGCTTATGCACATGATCCAAAATTGTGTGCTGTCCTCAAATGTGCACGTCTCCTTTTTACACTCAAAGGTATTGAACCATTTGAGACGATTGAACCTATCTTGGAAGAATATTCCTTAAATATAACCTCTGCAAAACTCGCCTATGAAACCATTACAGGAGAAATCACATGA
- a CDS encoding AAA family ATPase, translating into MIVGMFLKNYKVYKGLRYIPITKGYKFSAIIGDNGIGKSSILEALDTFFNDRPWNINKESSSRHGTTDTHTPHISIIFLIEKNKFKTTEKNYPNIETISNYLWSLEEKYFRDEAKEFIKIKNEILQFKDTHFLVITGKQYGANENEVHFSTLDKKIRELFKNIPEETIPSTSKNTDEDTSTLAEEKEFKSKFKDFNSYIKEKYSYIYIPVEIDIKEFTKLETTDMQKLMGQDIKKVIREAVGDGELQKINTSLNTFVENIEKALTKYKYKSKAGRINISPAEIVNKIIELFFSIRTLHKEQNQNLLSVELLSAGEKRQAVLDIAEAFLTAQIGKFDREIIIGIDEPEASLNVAKCYEQFEKLLNLATNNNQILLTTHWYGFLPIISKGTAHFITNSKITSFNLFNYREALKHMTQNRKELPDDINLKSLNDLIQSIVSSVKSEDPYNWLICEGSSEKIYFEHYLSNEIKNNKLRILPVGGAPEVKRIFEYLELPLKEKEKAIKGKILCLIDTDKQRIDFEAKEYDHLKARRLLNTNKIIELVAVTNKTHTPPTEIEDCLDPIIFLETLKKFQDTDIKTILNDTNNIDTSATNSYYCLNLRESDKDKIKNFFDQNDGYRKIEFANKYVEVAKELNHTNTMLTDYIKNIFQ; encoded by the coding sequence ATGATAGTAGGTATGTTTCTCAAAAATTATAAAGTATACAAAGGTTTAAGATATATACCGATTACAAAGGGCTATAAATTCTCTGCAATTATTGGAGATAATGGAATTGGTAAAAGCTCAATTCTTGAGGCTTTGGATACTTTCTTTAATGACCGACCATGGAATATCAATAAAGAATCTTCATCACGACACGGAACAACCGATACTCATACTCCTCATATTTCAATTATATTTCTAATTGAAAAAAATAAGTTTAAGACTACCGAGAAAAACTATCCAAATATTGAAACAATTAGTAATTATTTATGGTCTTTAGAAGAAAAATATTTTAGAGATGAAGCAAAAGAGTTTATTAAAATAAAAAATGAAATATTGCAATTCAAAGATACTCACTTTCTAGTTATTACAGGAAAACAATATGGTGCTAATGAAAATGAAGTTCATTTTAGTACCCTTGATAAAAAAATAAGAGAACTTTTTAAAAATATTCCAGAAGAAACTATCCCTTCAACTAGCAAAAATACAGACGAGGATACATCTACATTAGCAGAAGAAAAAGAATTTAAATCAAAATTTAAGGATTTTAATTCCTATATCAAAGAAAAATATTCTTATATATATATCCCAGTTGAAATTGATATCAAAGAATTTACAAAGCTTGAAACGACTGATATGCAAAAACTAATGGGTCAAGACATCAAAAAAGTAATTCGTGAAGCTGTTGGAGATGGTGAACTACAAAAAATTAATACATCGCTTAATACATTTGTAGAAAATATTGAAAAGGCCTTAACAAAATATAAATATAAAAGTAAAGCCGGTCGAATCAACATAAGTCCAGCAGAAATTGTAAATAAAATTATTGAATTATTTTTTTCTATACGAACCTTACATAAAGAACAAAACCAAAATTTACTCTCAGTAGAATTATTAAGTGCAGGCGAAAAAAGACAAGCAGTTTTGGACATAGCTGAAGCATTTTTAACAGCACAAATTGGTAAATTTGACCGAGAAATCATAATAGGTATAGATGAACCGGAAGCTTCACTAAATGTAGCAAAATGCTATGAACAATTTGAAAAACTTCTTAATTTAGCAACTAATAATAATCAAATTCTACTTACTACACATTGGTATGGATTTTTACCAATTATTTCAAAAGGAACTGCACATTTTATAACAAATTCTAAAATCACTTCTTTTAATCTATTCAATTATAGAGAAGCTTTAAAACACATGACACAAAACAGAAAAGAGCTCCCTGATGATATCAACTTAAAAAGTTTAAATGATTTAATACAATCAATCGTTTCTTCTGTAAAATCTGAGGATCCATATAATTGGTTAATATGTGAAGGAAGTTCAGAAAAAATATATTTTGAACATTATTTATCAAATGAAATTAAAAATAATAAACTACGTATTTTACCTGTAGGTGGAGCACCAGAAGTTAAAAGAATTTTTGAATATTTAGAGTTGCCCCTTAAAGAAAAAGAAAAAGCAATCAAAGGTAAAATCTTGTGTCTTATAGATACAGATAAACAAAGAATTGATTTTGAAGCAAAAGAGTATGATCATTTAAAAGCCAGAAGATTATTAAACACAAATAAAATTATTGAATTGGTTGCTGTAACAAATAAAACACACACACCACCCACAGAAATAGAAGATTGTTTAGACCCTATAATATTTTTAGAAACCTTAAAAAAATTTCAAGATACTGATATCAAAACTATTTTAAATGATACTAATAACATAGACACTTCAGCAACAAATTCATATTATTGTTTAAATCTCAGAGAAAGTGACAAAGATAAAATCAAAAACTTTTTCGATCAAAACGATGGATATCGAAAAATTGAATTTGCAAATAAATATGTTGAAGTTGCAAAAGAATTAAATCATACGAATACAATGCTTACTGATTATATAAAAAATATATTCCAATAA
- a CDS encoding PhoH family protein, producing MSDTQKCYLLDTSVILDDPTNILRISQENANAVVITNIVLAELNSKKDDIRSEAGYMAREFFRLADVAFGEPIAAIELPECILETLDTAQCKEDRYYRLDLKYDRSLHGGEETLIELIIIHREHYRISSSFTEPKGINDAKIGEIADDYDLTLLTNDMSFRIASEIRGIPTESIRNSSVESPESIDFNYTYTYTETPEFPTDMEHHNFNQLTFIQQALSSTNETYETGIQRHAFSVNNNLEWCDFDRRFGEHFDDDLVRPLNLEQKFYYSMMTHPQNYVTVVAGSTGSGKTLVALQAGLELVSEGIVEGIVYARNTVTSNDQQAELGFRKGDEEQKLGYFMYPLYSAINFTIEHQSKRSIDARVEYTGNTNSVKRENATETFMKKYNIEVMDIAHMRGTTISRKFVIIDEAQNMTNATLKLIGTRMGDETRLVVMGDPGQIDHPFLSKRRNALVTLLNKAQHSNFIGGIQLRHTIRSNVADWFDKNF from the coding sequence GTGAGTGATACTCAAAAATGCTACCTACTTGATACCTCCGTTATCCTCGATGATCCCACCAACATTTTACGAATCAGCCAAGAGAATGCCAACGCTGTCGTTATCACCAATATCGTCTTAGCCGAACTTAACAGTAAAAAAGACGACATACGCTCCGAAGCGGGCTATATGGCACGTGAATTCTTTCGCCTTGCCGATGTCGCTTTCGGTGAACCCATCGCCGCCATAGAGCTTCCCGAATGTATTTTAGAGACCCTCGATACGGCTCAATGCAAAGAGGATCGCTATTATCGGCTCGATCTCAAATATGACCGTTCACTGCACGGAGGTGAAGAGACTCTTATCGAGCTTATCATCATCCATCGTGAACACTACCGTATCTCCTCCTCATTTACTGAGCCAAAAGGGATAAATGATGCCAAAATCGGCGAAATTGCCGATGATTATGATCTCACCCTCCTCACGAACGACATGTCGTTTCGGATTGCCTCAGAAATTCGCGGTATCCCTACCGAGAGCATCCGCAACAGCAGTGTCGAGTCCCCTGAATCAATCGATTTTAACTATACCTACACCTATACCGAAACCCCTGAATTTCCTACCGATATGGAGCATCACAACTTCAATCAGCTCACCTTTATCCAACAAGCCCTTAGCAGTACCAACGAAACTTACGAGACAGGGATTCAGCGTCACGCGTTTAGCGTCAATAACAACCTAGAGTGGTGTGATTTCGACCGCCGATTCGGTGAACACTTCGATGATGACTTAGTTCGACCGCTCAATCTGGAACAAAAGTTTTATTACTCCATGATGACCCATCCCCAAAACTACGTCACCGTGGTTGCTGGGTCTACCGGTTCGGGGAAAACACTCGTAGCGTTGCAAGCGGGATTAGAGCTGGTGAGCGAGGGGATTGTCGAGGGGATTGTTTATGCTCGTAACACCGTCACCTCCAACGACCAACAAGCCGAACTCGGATTTCGAAAAGGGGACGAAGAGCAAAAACTGGGTTATTTCATGTATCCCCTCTACTCTGCCATCAACTTTACTATTGAACACCAAAGTAAACGCTCCATCGATGCACGGGTCGAATATACTGGAAATACCAACTCCGTCAAACGGGAAAATGCAACCGAAACCTTTATGAAAAAATACAACATCGAAGTGATGGATATCGCCCACATGCGGGGAACAACAATCTCACGCAAATTCGTCATCATCGATGAGGCGCAAAATATGACCAATGCCACCCTCAAACTTATCGGTACGCGGATGGGTGATGAAACCCGCCTCGTCGTGATGGGAGATCCGGGGCAAATTGACCATCCGTTCCTCTCAAAACGTCGAAATGCCCTTGTGACATTGCTCAACAAAGCACAACACAGTAATTTTATCGGCGGCATTCAACTGCGCCACACCATCCGTAGTAATGTTGCCGATTGGTTTGATAAGAATTTTTAG